A single genomic interval of Chitinophagaceae bacterium harbors:
- a CDS encoding AI-2E family transporter: MLEIKLPGYLRAVVILFGIVLIVHLLVVGKQIIAPLLFSAFLAFLTMPLAIRLEKLKVPRIIASILCVLAITIFLAGVLYFFITQLGGFTEEIPKLREALSEKLQHLKSPIEEYIDLSSVSFSRVGIFDFIQENITVITGGIISTAGNLTVAFMIPVYLVLLLFYRDFLYEFLLKAFGEVDKPEKIRETVLKVRGVIFNYLSGMFFVILILFVLNSIALTLLGVENALLFAAFAAILNVIPFVGPLIGSIIPISYTFITHESLWIPFGVFLSFYVIQLMESNFFTPKIVGSKVSMNPLMTLLIIFIGALIWGFVGMILFIPLLAMLKIIFDQIDPLKPYGYLLGEPEKPAKVPSAGLFKKIGNFLKKD; encoded by the coding sequence ATTTTGGAAATTAAATTACCCGGTTATCTTCGAGCTGTAGTCATATTATTTGGTATAGTATTGATCGTGCACCTTTTAGTTGTTGGAAAACAAATAATTGCACCCCTTTTATTTTCTGCTTTTTTAGCTTTTTTGACGATGCCTCTGGCAATACGTCTGGAGAAATTAAAAGTCCCCCGAATTATAGCTTCTATACTTTGTGTATTAGCTATTACCATTTTTTTAGCCGGTGTTTTATATTTTTTCATTACTCAATTAGGTGGATTTACTGAGGAAATACCAAAATTACGGGAAGCCTTAAGTGAAAAGCTTCAACATCTTAAATCACCCATTGAAGAGTATATAGACTTGAGTTCTGTATCCTTTAGCCGGGTAGGGATTTTTGATTTCATTCAAGAAAATATAACAGTAATTACCGGGGGTATAATATCTACTGCGGGCAATCTGACTGTTGCCTTCATGATCCCTGTATATCTTGTTTTACTCCTTTTTTATCGTGATTTTCTATATGAGTTTTTATTAAAAGCTTTTGGAGAAGTAGATAAACCGGAAAAAATTAGAGAAACCGTTTTAAAAGTCCGGGGCGTGATATTTAATTATCTATCAGGAATGTTTTTTGTCATATTGATTCTGTTTGTCTTAAATAGCATCGCTTTAACTTTACTTGGGGTTGAAAATGCCCTCTTATTTGCTGCCTTTGCTGCTATACTTAATGTTATTCCATTTGTCGGTCCGCTAATCGGTTCAATAATACCTATCTCTTATACTTTTATCACCCATGAAAGCTTGTGGATACCATTTGGTGTTTTTCTTTCCTTTTATGTGATACAATTAATGGAAAGTAATTTTTTTACACCTAAAATTGTAGGCAGTAAGGTTAGCATGAACCCTTTAATGACGCTATTAATCATTTTTATAGGCGCACTAATTTGGGGCTTTGTCGGAATGATTCTCTTTATCCCGCTATTAGCAATGCTTAAGATAATTTTTGACCAAATTGACCCGCTAAAACCCTATGGCTACCTTTTAGGAGAACCCGAAAAACCTGCAAAAGTGCCTTCTGCAGGTTTATTCAAAAAAATTGGTAACTTCTTAAAAAAAGATTAA